From one Catellatospora sp. IY07-71 genomic stretch:
- a CDS encoding DUF305 domain-containing protein: MTDTRNSPRGFTIVSKRGLALVAAVTLLVGLALGAGLTRVLGSGSPADDSAEAGFARDMTAHHAQAVAMGILAAKQGHSHEVRTMGEDVAMTQQGQIGIMSQWLRDWGLNLNGTARPMAWMPDGDKALINGNLMPGMATQAEMEALQKATGKEFDRLFLEMMIKHHLGGVHMVDAVLADSTDPDVTWLAKGMKAGQTAEISDMQRLQETLAKR, translated from the coding sequence ATGACCGACACGAGGAACAGCCCTCGCGGGTTCACGATCGTCAGCAAGCGAGGGCTGGCCCTCGTGGCGGCCGTCACGCTGCTGGTCGGGCTGGCGCTGGGCGCCGGCCTGACCCGCGTCCTCGGCAGCGGATCGCCCGCCGACGACTCCGCCGAGGCAGGCTTCGCCCGCGACATGACCGCCCACCACGCGCAGGCCGTGGCGATGGGCATCCTGGCGGCCAAGCAAGGCCACTCGCACGAGGTCCGCACTATGGGTGAAGACGTCGCGATGACCCAGCAGGGCCAGATCGGCATCATGAGCCAGTGGCTGCGCGACTGGGGCCTCAATCTCAACGGCACCGCCAGGCCGATGGCCTGGATGCCCGACGGCGACAAGGCGCTCATCAACGGCAACCTGATGCCGGGCATGGCCACCCAGGCCGAGATGGAAGCGCTGCAGAAGGCCACCGGCAAGGAGTTCGACCGCCTCTTCCTGGAGATGATGATCAAACATCACCTGGGCGGCGTGCACATGGTCGACGCGGTGCTCGCGGACTCCACCGACCCGGACGTGACCTGGCTCGCCAAGGGCATGAAGGCCGGCCAGACAGCCGAGATCTCCGACATGCAGCGCCTCCAGGAGACCCTGGCCAAGCGCTGA
- a CDS encoding LamG-like jellyroll fold domain-containing protein, translated as MSVPASAVAAPVAEPSPEARASARAKELGKPVTVAESVTESQSVVANPDGSFTAKIHGGPARFRNAQGDWVDVDLTLYRRPDGSVAPRAHPRGLVLAGASGAGSHDLVRFVTRGHEIAVGWPGALPAPSLSGTKATYAEVLPGVDVVVEATRIGFEYFMVVKSRAAARRVAQVSLPWRAEGLSAVHTGEGSVQLRDPAGAVVAWAPAATMWDARVSPGSGDPVVQKPVKVSVKRAAEGRSTGMLSADVASTDVMQLLPDKAFLDDPKAVYPITIDPAVTEKSEFDTFTQNSYTSDQSAATLLKLGYVVDGGSYYARSHLRYDGLTGYAKANVVAATLYLWNNHSFSCRANNWQVWRTDNVTSSVRYTNPPARRSLNGTSSLTKGYNSSCGEGYVANNVKEAFQTAFSNSWSSVSLELAAQSTTSQDSWKKFDSMEAAHDPYVALDYNRPPAAPTGLLVGGKACATGAARPTIATIGGPPQLQANVSDPDSAAEAISLDARFYVAELGAPLPGTSTVISPSVTQPKGGAAQTATAMLPVSFVLQEFHTYYFQVKGYDQENEGAWSAICEFYVDNGNPEAEPQVEALDVLPGTSTKVYPENGTGGGPGVSSRFRFSANGEPDITRYRYKYTYKQGTATNWVEVAAPSLSAPVEVVLAPPFDDGSGPDAGHLGHINMGGQWVITVEMADSANPPRWSQKQKVYTTNVASAPAALAHWKMNDPGTAATLADETGRFPVTRSGAMSKQANGFGDFGSAWSFDGWSGRASTAGPVLVTDRSFSVSAWVRLTDGGTFRTAVAQCGSGTVCQFYLQYAPEPINRWRFVLTSGESAGRSYYDVYSDEPAQLGEWTHLVGVYDAEAGQVRLYVNGTRQTWGTGGATGATWAAGGPLWMGDAGASGNNMFPGDIDEVAVWQRALDPREIGALAVAEVASWDLDTVLTDAAAKPISAGPPFDLQGTVDTERQGSGNPLADDPLWWTSGHPVHVGGEAGEDGGATRLNWSAEVPKTLSLTTDRPVVRTDESYSVSLWVRPEELWNNSAISQQGVSESGFWLKYDPASHRWMMAIADEDNTGTGYATVTSDNLAEAGKWTHLVGVYDAAANKILLYVNGVLEGTAPVTFTPMRATGPLAIGNTRWQNQLMDYWVGAVDEIRVFQGVLTPDMVDRLDGVLVGHSGDGKADIAWYDASKNDGQLDVLMTNSAGTGPSVLQPFASGYSPPDWAGVGDFNGDGRADIAWYHESTGAVRVSFSNGSGMGSSVEWVSGFGRPDWAGVGDFNGDGKDDLAWYHTWKNGGEIDTLITGSDGAGPSVLETFVQGYGPPDWAGVGDFNGDGRADIAWYEEWKDRTITLNFSDAAGAMESSADWSSGHDRPDWASTGDYNGDGKADIAWYHASRNDGEIKVLVTDSAGTGPSGMQPFASGYGMPGWAGVGDFNGDGRDDIAWYVEWQNGTVTVGFADSSGSRGSSVAWVSGWNKPDWASVT; from the coding sequence TTGAGCGTTCCGGCATCGGCGGTGGCCGCGCCGGTCGCGGAGCCGTCGCCGGAGGCGCGTGCGTCGGCCCGGGCGAAGGAACTCGGCAAGCCGGTGACGGTCGCGGAGTCGGTGACGGAGTCGCAGTCGGTCGTGGCGAACCCGGACGGGTCGTTCACCGCGAAGATCCACGGCGGGCCGGCCCGGTTCCGCAACGCGCAGGGCGACTGGGTAGACGTCGATCTGACGCTGTACCGGCGCCCGGACGGGTCGGTTGCGCCCAGGGCGCACCCGCGTGGACTGGTGCTGGCGGGGGCGTCGGGTGCCGGTTCGCATGACCTGGTGCGGTTCGTGACGCGCGGTCATGAGATCGCGGTCGGCTGGCCGGGTGCGCTGCCGGCGCCGTCGCTGTCGGGGACGAAGGCCACGTATGCCGAGGTGCTGCCCGGGGTGGACGTGGTGGTGGAGGCGACCCGGATCGGGTTCGAGTACTTCATGGTGGTGAAGTCGCGGGCGGCGGCCCGGCGGGTGGCGCAGGTGTCGCTGCCGTGGCGGGCCGAGGGCCTGTCGGCGGTGCACACGGGCGAGGGCTCGGTGCAGCTGCGCGACCCGGCGGGCGCGGTCGTGGCGTGGGCACCGGCGGCGACGATGTGGGATGCGCGGGTGTCGCCGGGTTCCGGTGATCCGGTGGTGCAGAAGCCGGTGAAGGTCAGCGTGAAGCGGGCGGCGGAAGGCAGGAGCACCGGCATGCTGAGCGCGGACGTGGCTTCGACCGACGTGATGCAGCTGCTGCCGGACAAGGCGTTCCTCGACGACCCGAAGGCGGTCTACCCGATCACGATCGACCCGGCCGTGACGGAGAAGAGCGAGTTCGACACGTTCACCCAGAACTCCTACACCTCCGACCAGTCGGCCGCGACGCTGCTGAAGCTCGGCTACGTGGTGGACGGCGGCAGCTACTACGCGCGTTCCCACCTGCGCTACGACGGCCTGACCGGGTATGCCAAGGCGAACGTGGTGGCGGCGACGCTCTACCTGTGGAACAACCACTCCTTCTCCTGCCGGGCCAACAACTGGCAGGTGTGGCGCACCGACAACGTGACCTCCTCGGTGCGGTACACGAATCCGCCCGCGCGGCGCAGCCTTAATGGCACCTCGTCGCTGACGAAGGGCTACAACTCCTCCTGCGGTGAGGGCTACGTCGCCAACAACGTCAAGGAGGCGTTCCAGACGGCGTTCAGCAACAGCTGGAGCTCCGTCAGCCTTGAGCTCGCGGCGCAGAGCACCACGAGCCAGGACAGCTGGAAGAAGTTCGACTCGATGGAGGCGGCGCACGACCCGTACGTGGCACTGGACTACAACCGGCCTCCGGCCGCGCCGACGGGGCTGCTGGTCGGCGGCAAGGCCTGCGCGACAGGCGCGGCCCGGCCGACGATCGCCACCATCGGCGGACCGCCGCAGCTGCAGGCGAACGTGTCCGATCCGGACTCGGCAGCCGAGGCCATCAGCCTCGACGCCCGGTTCTACGTCGCGGAGCTGGGCGCACCGCTGCCGGGCACGTCGACGGTGATCAGCCCAAGCGTGACACAGCCCAAGGGCGGCGCGGCGCAGACCGCGACGGCCATGCTGCCGGTGAGCTTCGTGCTGCAGGAGTTCCACACCTATTACTTCCAGGTCAAGGGCTATGACCAGGAGAACGAGGGCGCCTGGTCGGCGATCTGCGAGTTCTACGTCGACAACGGCAACCCCGAGGCGGAACCGCAGGTGGAGGCCCTTGACGTGCTGCCGGGCACCTCGACGAAGGTGTATCCGGAGAACGGCACCGGCGGCGGTCCGGGGGTGTCGAGCAGATTCCGGTTCTCCGCCAACGGCGAGCCCGACATCACCAGATACCGGTACAAGTACACCTACAAGCAGGGCACGGCGACGAACTGGGTCGAGGTGGCCGCGCCGTCGCTGAGCGCGCCGGTCGAGGTCGTGCTCGCGCCGCCGTTCGACGACGGGAGCGGCCCCGACGCCGGGCATCTGGGCCACATCAACATGGGCGGGCAGTGGGTCATCACCGTCGAGATGGCCGACTCGGCCAACCCGCCGCGCTGGTCGCAGAAGCAGAAGGTCTACACCACCAACGTCGCCTCGGCACCCGCCGCGCTCGCCCACTGGAAGATGAACGATCCCGGCACCGCCGCCACGCTGGCCGACGAAACCGGCCGGTTCCCCGTGACGCGGTCCGGCGCGATGAGCAAGCAGGCCAACGGGTTCGGCGACTTCGGCTCCGCCTGGTCGTTCGACGGCTGGAGCGGCCGCGCGTCGACTGCGGGCCCGGTGCTGGTCACCGATCGCTCGTTCAGCGTCTCGGCATGGGTGCGGTTGACCGACGGCGGCACATTCCGCACGGCGGTCGCGCAGTGCGGCTCCGGCACCGTGTGCCAGTTCTACCTGCAGTACGCCCCGGAGCCGATCAACCGGTGGCGGTTCGTGCTGACGTCAGGCGAGTCGGCGGGGCGCTCGTACTACGACGTGTACTCCGACGAACCCGCGCAGCTGGGCGAGTGGACGCACCTTGTCGGCGTCTACGACGCGGAAGCCGGCCAGGTCCGGCTGTACGTCAACGGCACGCGGCAGACGTGGGGCACGGGCGGCGCCACCGGCGCCACCTGGGCGGCCGGTGGCCCGCTGTGGATGGGCGACGCGGGCGCGAGCGGGAACAACATGTTCCCCGGTGACATCGACGAGGTCGCGGTGTGGCAGCGCGCGCTGGACCCGCGCGAGATCGGGGCGCTGGCGGTGGCCGAGGTCGCGTCATGGGACCTGGACACCGTGCTGACGGACGCCGCGGCCAAGCCGATCTCTGCGGGACCCCCGTTCGACCTGCAGGGCACCGTCGACACCGAGCGGCAGGGCAGCGGCAACCCGTTGGCCGACGATCCGCTGTGGTGGACCAGCGGCCACCCGGTGCACGTTGGCGGCGAGGCGGGCGAGGACGGCGGTGCGACCCGCCTGAACTGGTCGGCTGAGGTCCCCAAGACGCTTTCGCTCACCACGGACCGGCCCGTGGTGCGGACCGACGAGTCCTACAGCGTCTCGCTCTGGGTGCGCCCCGAGGAGCTGTGGAACAACTCGGCGATCTCGCAACAGGGTGTCAGCGAGAGCGGGTTCTGGCTCAAGTACGACCCGGCCTCGCACAGGTGGATGATGGCCATCGCGGACGAGGACAACACCGGCACCGGGTACGCCACCGTGACGTCGGACAACCTCGCCGAGGCCGGGAAGTGGACGCACCTGGTCGGCGTCTACGACGCGGCGGCGAACAAGATCCTCCTTTACGTCAACGGGGTGCTGGAGGGGACCGCGCCGGTGACGTTCACGCCGATGCGTGCGACCGGACCGCTCGCGATCGGCAACACGCGCTGGCAGAACCAGCTGATGGACTACTGGGTCGGCGCGGTCGACGAGATCCGGGTCTTCCAGGGCGTGCTGACGCCCGACATGGTCGACCGGCTGGACGGGGTGCTCGTCGGCCACAGCGGCGACGGCAAGGCCGACATCGCCTGGTACGACGCATCGAAGAACGACGGTCAGCTCGACGTGCTCATGACGAACTCGGCGGGCACCGGCCCGTCCGTGCTGCAGCCGTTCGCGTCCGGCTACAGCCCGCCCGACTGGGCCGGCGTGGGTGACTTCAACGGTGACGGCAGGGCCGACATCGCCTGGTATCACGAGTCGACCGGTGCTGTCAGGGTCAGCTTCTCCAACGGCTCGGGCATGGGCTCGTCCGTGGAATGGGTGAGCGGCTTCGGCAGGCCCGACTGGGCCGGCGTGGGTGACTTCAACGGCGACGGCAAGGACGACCTCGCCTGGTACCACACGTGGAAGAACGGCGGCGAGATCGACACGCTCATCACCGGCTCGGACGGGGCCGGCCCGTCTGTGCTGGAGACCTTCGTGCAGGGCTACGGCCCGCCCGACTGGGCCGGTGTGGGTGACTTCAACGGTGACGGCAGGGCCGACATCGCCTGGTACGAGGAGTGGAAGGACCGCACCATCACCCTCAACTTCTCCGACGCCGCGGGCGCCATGGAGTCGTCCGCGGACTGGTCCAGCGGCCACGACAGGCCCGACTGGGCCTCGACCGGCGACTACAACGGCGACGGCAAGGCCGACATCGCCTGGTACCACGCGTCGAGGAACGACGGCGAGATCAAAGTACTGGTGACAGACTCGGCGGGCACGGGGCCGTCCGGGATGCAGCCGTTCGCGTCAGGCTACGGTATGCCCGGCTGGGCCGGGGTGGGTGACTTCAACGGCGACGGCCGGGACGACATCGCCTGGTACGTCGAGTGGCAGAACGGCACCGTCACGGTCGGCTTCGCCGACAGCTCGGGCAGCAGGGGCTCGTCGGTGGCCTGGGTCAGCGGCTGGAACAAGCCCGACTGGGCATCCGTCACATGA
- a CDS encoding DUF3105 domain-containing protein, with product MSISTQGGEQHRPNVVKVGGKPAAGAKPNTGGGKTPPKGGKSGGPKKPITPIKVNQGRNWGPIAMFVAVGVIAVGIIGWGAWAAFRPGGAGYGWEDRAQSIDGITHFSQEFGREHTYDQVKYEQSPPVGGNHSYVWQTCTGNVYDAPIPNEHAMHSLEHGAVWITYRPDLPADQVEKLKARVNGVEKMFMSPYEGLDKAISLQAWGYQLKVDNADDARIGDFISALRVNASLEGPTALCSGGNTATGTKPLTEQQAAALQNGGMQG from the coding sequence ATGAGCATCAGCACGCAGGGCGGCGAGCAGCACCGCCCCAATGTTGTGAAGGTCGGCGGCAAGCCCGCGGCCGGCGCCAAGCCGAACACCGGCGGCGGTAAGACCCCGCCCAAGGGCGGCAAGAGCGGCGGACCCAAGAAGCCGATCACGCCAATCAAGGTCAACCAGGGCCGCAACTGGGGCCCCATCGCGATGTTCGTCGCGGTCGGCGTGATCGCCGTCGGCATCATCGGCTGGGGTGCCTGGGCCGCGTTCCGCCCCGGTGGCGCCGGCTACGGCTGGGAGGACCGTGCCCAGAGCATCGACGGCATCACGCACTTCAGCCAGGAGTTCGGCCGCGAGCACACCTACGACCAGGTGAAGTACGAGCAGAGCCCGCCGGTCGGCGGCAACCACTCGTACGTGTGGCAGACCTGCACGGGCAACGTCTACGACGCGCCCATCCCGAACGAGCACGCGATGCACTCCCTGGAGCACGGCGCGGTCTGGATCACGTACCGCCCCGACCTGCCCGCCGACCAGGTGGAGAAGCTGAAGGCCCGGGTCAACGGCGTCGAGAAGATGTTCATGAGCCCGTACGAGGGCCTGGACAAGGCGATCTCGCTGCAGGCCTGGGGCTACCAGCTGAAGGTCGACAACGCCGACGACGCCCGTATCGGCGACTTCATCAGCGCGCTGCGCGTGAACGCGAGCCTCGAGGGCCCGACCGCGCTGTGCTCCGGCGGCAACACCGCCACCGGCACCAAGCCGCTGACCGAGCAGCAGGCCGCCGCGCTGCAAAACGGCGGGATGCAGGGCTGA
- the argS gene encoding arginine--tRNA ligase: MTPANLADAVLTAAKAVFAARDFDISALPAAATVERPRNPEHGDYATNLALQVAKKVGANPRDLAAALAEELSKVSGIASVEIAGPGFLNIRVDAAAAGELARLVVTRGSAYGHGAALAGQRLNLEFVSANPTGPIHLGGVRWAAVGDALARLLKASGAEVTTEYYFNDAGAQIDRFANSLLAASRGEPTPEDGYGGAYIAEIAEAVKAKRPDADDTETFRVEGVELMFAQIKSSLAEFGTSFDVYFNEKDLHDKGELDLALERLRAQGHLYEADGATWLRTTDFGDDKDRVLRKSDGAWTYFAADCAYYLDKRERGADRVILMLGADHHGYVGRMKAMSACFGDDPDVNLEILIGQLVNLVRDGQPVRMSKRAGTVVTMEDLVEAIGVDASRYALARYSIDSPIDIDVELWTRASNENPVYYVQYVAARTAGVGRQTAEAGLTRDTLPFDPALLAHPKELDLLKALADYPGVVETAAELREPHRVARYLESLAGAYHRFYDNCRVLPMGDAPVEPVNVARLWLNDATRTVIANGLGLLGVTAPERM; this comes from the coding sequence GTGACTCCCGCGAATCTCGCCGACGCCGTCCTGACCGCCGCAAAAGCCGTTTTCGCGGCACGAGACTTCGATATCTCGGCCCTGCCGGCCGCGGCGACGGTGGAGCGGCCGCGTAACCCGGAGCACGGTGATTACGCCACCAACCTGGCTCTCCAGGTCGCCAAGAAGGTCGGCGCCAACCCGCGTGACCTGGCCGCCGCCCTGGCTGAGGAACTCAGCAAAGTCTCAGGCATCGCCTCGGTGGAGATCGCCGGGCCGGGCTTCCTGAACATCCGGGTGGACGCCGCCGCCGCCGGCGAGCTGGCCCGCCTGGTGGTCACCCGGGGGAGTGCGTACGGGCACGGCGCCGCCCTGGCCGGCCAGCGGCTGAACCTGGAGTTCGTCTCGGCGAACCCGACGGGCCCGATCCACCTGGGCGGGGTCCGCTGGGCCGCGGTCGGCGACGCGCTCGCGCGGCTGCTCAAGGCGTCCGGCGCCGAGGTCACCACGGAGTACTACTTCAACGACGCCGGCGCGCAGATCGACCGGTTCGCGAACTCGCTGCTGGCCGCCTCGCGCGGGGAGCCGACGCCGGAGGACGGCTACGGCGGCGCGTACATCGCCGAGATCGCCGAGGCGGTCAAGGCCAAGCGCCCGGACGCCGACGACACCGAGACGTTCCGGGTCGAGGGCGTCGAGCTGATGTTCGCGCAGATCAAGTCGTCGCTGGCCGAGTTCGGCACCTCCTTCGACGTGTACTTCAACGAGAAGGACCTGCACGACAAGGGCGAGCTGGATCTGGCCCTGGAGCGGCTGCGCGCGCAGGGCCACCTCTACGAGGCCGACGGCGCGACCTGGCTGCGCACCACCGACTTCGGCGACGACAAGGACCGGGTGCTGCGCAAGAGCGACGGCGCGTGGACCTACTTCGCCGCCGACTGCGCCTACTACCTCGACAAACGCGAGCGGGGCGCGGACCGGGTCATCCTGATGCTGGGCGCCGACCACCACGGCTACGTGGGCCGGATGAAGGCCATGTCGGCCTGCTTCGGCGACGACCCGGACGTCAACCTGGAGATCCTCATCGGCCAGCTGGTGAACCTGGTCCGCGACGGGCAGCCGGTGCGCATGAGCAAGCGCGCGGGCACCGTGGTGACGATGGAGGACCTGGTCGAGGCGATCGGCGTGGACGCCTCCCGGTATGCGCTGGCCCGCTACAGCATCGACTCGCCCATCGACATCGACGTCGAGCTGTGGACCAGGGCGAGCAACGAGAACCCGGTCTACTACGTGCAGTACGTCGCGGCGCGCACCGCGGGCGTGGGGCGGCAGACCGCCGAGGCCGGGCTGACCCGCGACACGCTGCCGTTCGACCCGGCGCTGCTGGCCCACCCGAAGGAGCTGGACCTGCTCAAGGCGCTCGCCGACTACCCGGGTGTGGTCGAGACCGCCGCCGAGCTGCGCGAGCCGCACCGGGTGGCGCGCTACCTGGAGTCGCTGGCCGGGGCGTACCACCGCTTCTACGACAACTGCCGGGTGCTCCCCATGGGGGACGCACCGGTCGAGCCCGTCAACGTCGCCCGGCTCTGGCTCAACGACGCCACCCGCACCGTCATCGCCAACGGCCTCGGCCTGCTCGGCGTGACCGCCCCCGAACGGATGTGA
- the lysA gene encoding diaminopimelate decarboxylase translates to MRAHEAGALHGEIGRTGPAWLRTPADVNELMAPLWPRTATKDEAGLLHVGGLDVASLAQEFGTPAYVLDEEDFRARCRDFKQAFEGAHVYYAGKAFLCRAVVRILVDEQMHLDVCSGGELATALAAGMDPARIALHGNNKSVRELTRAVDAGVGRIVVDSFDEIERLSAVARERGVRPRVMIRVTVGVEAHTHEFIATAHEDQKFGFSLAGGTAFEAARRILAEDVLELRGLHSHIGSQIFDTSGFEVSARRVLTLHDRIRTELGAELPELDLGGGFGIAYTSQDTPSPVGDLAERMFKIVEDECRGLGIAQPHLSVEPGRAIVGPSTFTLYEVGTVKPLDGLRTYVSVDGGMSDNIRTALYDASYSATLASRASQAEPILARVVGKHCEAGDVVVKDEFLPADVRPGDLIAVPGTGAYCRSMASNYNHVPRPPVVAVRDGQARVIVRRETEDDLLALDVG, encoded by the coding sequence TTGCGCGCACATGAAGCAGGAGCCCTGCACGGTGAGATCGGCCGGACGGGACCGGCCTGGCTGCGTACCCCCGCCGACGTCAACGAGCTGATGGCCCCGCTGTGGCCGCGGACCGCCACCAAGGACGAGGCCGGTCTGCTGCACGTCGGCGGCCTGGACGTGGCGAGCCTGGCGCAGGAGTTCGGCACCCCGGCGTACGTGCTGGACGAGGAGGATTTCCGGGCCCGCTGCCGCGACTTCAAGCAGGCGTTCGAGGGCGCGCACGTGTACTACGCGGGCAAGGCGTTCCTGTGCCGCGCGGTGGTGCGCATCCTGGTCGACGAACAGATGCACCTCGACGTGTGCAGCGGCGGCGAGCTGGCCACCGCGCTGGCCGCGGGCATGGACCCGGCGCGGATCGCGCTGCACGGCAACAACAAGTCGGTACGCGAGCTGACCCGCGCCGTCGACGCGGGCGTGGGCCGCATCGTGGTCGACTCGTTCGACGAGATCGAGCGGCTGTCGGCGGTGGCGCGCGAGCGCGGGGTCCGGCCGCGCGTCATGATCCGGGTGACGGTCGGCGTCGAGGCGCACACGCACGAGTTCATCGCGACCGCGCACGAGGACCAGAAGTTCGGCTTCTCGCTGGCCGGGGGCACCGCGTTCGAGGCGGCCCGGCGCATCCTCGCCGAGGACGTGCTGGAGCTGCGCGGCCTGCACTCGCACATCGGCTCGCAGATCTTCGACACCTCGGGCTTCGAGGTCAGCGCCCGCCGCGTGCTGACGCTGCACGACCGCATCCGCACCGAGCTGGGCGCCGAGCTGCCCGAGCTGGACCTGGGCGGCGGCTTCGGCATCGCGTACACCAGCCAGGACACCCCGTCGCCGGTCGGTGACCTGGCCGAGCGGATGTTCAAGATCGTCGAGGACGAGTGCCGGGGCCTGGGCATCGCCCAGCCGCACCTGTCCGTCGAGCCCGGCCGCGCCATCGTCGGCCCGTCCACCTTCACGCTGTACGAGGTCGGCACGGTCAAGCCGCTGGACGGCCTGCGCACGTACGTGAGCGTGGACGGCGGCATGAGCGACAACATCCGCACCGCGCTGTACGACGCGTCGTACTCGGCGACACTGGCGTCGCGTGCGTCACAGGCCGAGCCGATCCTTGCCCGCGTGGTGGGAAAACATTGTGAAGCCGGGGACGTGGTGGTGAAGGATGAATTCCTGCCTGCCGACGTCCGGCCCGGAGATCTTATCGCGGTGCCCGGCACCGGCGCCTACTGCCGGAGCATGGCCAGCAACTACAACCACGTGCCCCGGCCGCCGGTGGTGGCCGTGCGCGACGGGCAGGCACGGGTGATCGTGCGCAGGGAGACCGAAGACGATCTCCTCGCGTTGGACGTCGGGTAG
- a CDS encoding LPXTG cell wall anchor domain-containing protein, producing the protein MPTKATGKECTGPFASLPAGKDGWHFVLPNASGDDFNSLSATFSNGTTAVVTSKDSAAPSTGTGWSGYIDNAGASDKHVYLITDAGWTLTAASADVEGATADAYFNLSHTCGGTPTSPSPSASTSPSASASPSATPQPSDSPDPSGTPGTTPSPSEPGLPVTGTAVTGIVLAGLVLVAGGAVTLFMVRRRRDLPTEA; encoded by the coding sequence GTGCCGACCAAGGCCACCGGCAAGGAGTGCACCGGGCCGTTCGCCTCGCTGCCGGCGGGCAAGGACGGCTGGCACTTCGTGCTCCCGAACGCGAGCGGCGACGACTTCAACTCGCTGAGCGCGACCTTCAGCAACGGTACGACCGCCGTCGTGACGAGCAAGGACTCGGCCGCGCCGTCGACCGGCACCGGCTGGTCCGGCTACATCGACAACGCGGGCGCTTCGGACAAGCACGTCTACCTGATCACCGACGCGGGCTGGACGCTGACCGCGGCCTCCGCCGATGTCGAGGGCGCGACGGCGGACGCCTACTTCAACCTGAGCCACACCTGCGGGGGCACCCCGACCTCGCCGTCGCCGAGCGCTTCCACCTCGCCGAGCGCCTCCGCGTCGCCGTCGGCCACCCCGCAGCCGTCCGACAGCCCCGACCCGTCGGGCACCCCGGGCACCACGCCGTCGCCGTCGGAGCCGGGCCTGCCGGTGACCGGCACGGCCGTGACCGGCATCGTGCTGGCCGGTCTGGTGCTCGTCGCCGGTGGCGCCGTGACCCTGTTCATGGTGCGCCGTCGCCGGGACCTGCCGACCGAGGCCTGA
- a CDS encoding homoserine dehydrogenase, which translates to MADSVKVALLGCGAVGSEVVRLLHEQADDLTARIGAPVELVGIAVRRAGRDRGDLPVDPELFTTDALGLVKRDDVDVVIEVVGGIEPARTWLVEALRSGKSVITGNKALLAEDGGSLHDAAAEGGADLYYEASVAGAIPLLRPLRESLHGDRITQVTGIVNGTTNFILSAMDATGAGFSEALEEATALGYAEADPTADVEGFDAAAKAAILASLAFHTRVRAEDVYREGITEVSAADVASAKAMGCTIKLLCIAGRTADGGVSVRVHPAMIPRTHPLAGVGEAFNAVFVEAEAAGQLMFYGRGAGGAPTASAVLGDLVAVGRNRLAGVRAASESAYADLTVHPMGEVRTRYHVSLDVADRAGVLAAVAGVFARHDVSIATVNQSGRGDEAILVIVTHSAPDAALAATVAELRTLDFVRDVASVLRVEF; encoded by the coding sequence GTGGCTGACTCGGTCAAGGTGGCGCTGCTCGGATGCGGCGCCGTCGGCTCGGAGGTCGTCCGGTTGCTGCACGAGCAGGCCGACGACCTCACGGCGCGCATCGGCGCGCCCGTCGAGCTGGTCGGCATCGCCGTCCGGCGCGCCGGACGCGACCGCGGCGACCTGCCGGTCGATCCCGAGCTGTTCACCACGGACGCGCTCGGCCTGGTCAAGCGCGACGACGTGGACGTGGTCATCGAGGTGGTGGGCGGGATCGAACCCGCCCGCACCTGGCTCGTCGAGGCGCTGCGCTCCGGCAAGAGCGTGATCACCGGCAACAAGGCGCTGCTCGCCGAGGACGGCGGCAGCCTGCACGACGCGGCCGCCGAGGGCGGCGCCGACCTGTACTACGAGGCGTCCGTCGCCGGGGCCATCCCGCTGCTGCGCCCGCTGCGCGAGTCGCTGCACGGCGACCGCATCACCCAGGTCACCGGCATCGTCAACGGCACCACCAACTTCATCCTGTCCGCGATGGACGCCACCGGCGCCGGGTTCTCCGAGGCGCTGGAGGAGGCGACCGCGCTCGGCTACGCCGAGGCCGACCCGACCGCCGACGTGGAGGGCTTCGACGCCGCAGCCAAGGCCGCGATCCTGGCCAGCCTCGCCTTCCACACCCGGGTGCGCGCCGAGGACGTCTACCGCGAGGGCATCACCGAGGTCAGCGCGGCCGACGTGGCCAGCGCCAAGGCCATGGGCTGCACCATCAAGCTGCTGTGCATCGCCGGGCGCACCGCCGACGGCGGTGTCAGCGTGCGCGTGCACCCCGCGATGATCCCGCGGACCCACCCGCTGGCGGGCGTCGGCGAGGCGTTCAACGCCGTCTTCGTCGAGGCCGAGGCCGCCGGGCAGCTCATGTTCTACGGCCGCGGCGCGGGCGGCGCCCCCACCGCGAGCGCCGTGCTCGGCGACCTGGTCGCGGTCGGCCGCAACCGCCTGGCGGGGGTCCGCGCCGCCAGCGAGTCCGCGTACGCCGACCTCACCGTGCACCCGATGGGCGAGGTGCGCACCCGCTACCACGTCTCGCTCGACGTCGCCGACCGCGCGGGCGTGCTGGCCGCCGTGGCTGGCGTCTTCGCCCGGCACGACGTGTCCATCGCCACGGTCAACCAGTCCGGCCGCGGCGACGAGGCGATCCTCGTCATCGTCACCCACTCGGCCCCCGACGCGGCGCTCGCGGCCACGGTCGCCGAGTTGCGCACGCTCGACTTCGTCCGGGACGTGGCGAGCGTCCTGCGCGTGGAGTTCTGA